In Dama dama isolate Ldn47 chromosome 20, ASM3311817v1, whole genome shotgun sequence, a single window of DNA contains:
- the CFAP126 gene encoding protein Flattop isoform X3 — MATNYSANQYEKPFSPKYLQNWSLAKPTKERISSHEGYTQIIADDRGHLLPSVPRSKASPWGSFMGTWQMPLKIPPARAILTSRTAAGAASLTKWIQKNPDLLKASNGLRPEILGKPHDPDSQKKLRKSITKTVQQAPSPTIIPNSPASNLNSPDQLQSSHPSAGHTPGPQSPLNSPKCPSGSPCLPYAGRNVAEIQKCKPATP; from the exons ATGGCCACTAACTACAGTGCCAACCAG TACGAAAAACCTTTCTCACCCAAGTATCTGCAGAACTGGTCTCTTGCCAAGCCAACAAAAGAG AGGATTTCTTCCCATGAAGGCTACACTCAGATTATTGCCGATGATCGTGGTCATCTGCTGCCTTCAGTGCCCCGTTCCAAG GCAAGTCCTTGGGGCTCCTTCATGGGCACCTGGCAAATGCCTCTGAAGATACCCCCTGCTCGGGCAATCCTGACCTCCCGTACAGCTGCTGGTGCTGCCTCCCTCACCAAATGGATACAGAAAAATCCTGATTTACTTAAGGCCTCCAATGGGTTGCGTCCTGAAATCTTAGGCAAG CCCCATGATCCAGACAGTCAGAAGAAACTCAGGAAGTCTATCACAAAGACTGTACAACAAGCACCAAGTCCCACcataatcccaaactccccagcCTCAAATCTCAATTCCCCAGATCAACTCCAAAGCTCACATCCCTCTGCAGGTCACACTCCAGGTCCCCAAAGCCCACTCAACTCTCCAAAGTGCCCATCTGGAAGCCCGTGTTTGCCCTATGCAGGCCGTAATGTAGCTGAGATCCAGAAATGCAAACCTGCAACTCCATAA
- the CFAP126 gene encoding protein Flattop isoform X2, producing MLSKFWIYSVSWYEKPFSPKYLQNWSLAKPTKERISSHEGYTQIIADDRGHLLPSVPRSKASPWGSFMGTWQMPLKIPPARAILTSRTAAGAASLTKWIQKNPDLLKASNGLRPEILGKPHDPDSQKKLRKSITKTVQQAPSPTIIPNSPASNLNSPDQLQSSHPSAGHTPGPQSPLNSPKCPSGSPCLPYAGRNVAEIQKCKPATP from the exons TACGAAAAACCTTTCTCACCCAAGTATCTGCAGAACTGGTCTCTTGCCAAGCCAACAAAAGAG AGGATTTCTTCCCATGAAGGCTACACTCAGATTATTGCCGATGATCGTGGTCATCTGCTGCCTTCAGTGCCCCGTTCCAAG GCAAGTCCTTGGGGCTCCTTCATGGGCACCTGGCAAATGCCTCTGAAGATACCCCCTGCTCGGGCAATCCTGACCTCCCGTACAGCTGCTGGTGCTGCCTCCCTCACCAAATGGATACAGAAAAATCCTGATTTACTTAAGGCCTCCAATGGGTTGCGTCCTGAAATCTTAGGCAAG CCCCATGATCCAGACAGTCAGAAGAAACTCAGGAAGTCTATCACAAAGACTGTACAACAAGCACCAAGTCCCACcataatcccaaactccccagcCTCAAATCTCAATTCCCCAGATCAACTCCAAAGCTCACATCCCTCTGCAGGTCACACTCCAGGTCCCCAAAGCCCACTCAACTCTCCAAAGTGCCCATCTGGAAGCCCGTGTTTGCCCTATGCAGGCCGTAATGTAGCTGAGATCCAGAAATGCAAACCTGCAACTCCATAA